CCTTTTGTATGCGTTGTCAAGAAAATTTACAATTTTTTACGAAATCCGGAAATCAATATCGTCACAGCTGGCAAAACTCACAGAGATACCCGCAAACCGGTTCTGCTTCGTGTAATACTCGATGAGAATGCGGAACATACTATCCTCCTCCTCCAGATAGAGCTTATCCTTTACCGTCTCACAGTGGTTGTCGACGGACAGATAAAATTTTTTATTGATGTCATAATTGTTAATAACGCCAATGCCGTCACTGATCCAGCGCTCCTCATTGAAGGAATGGATATTGAGCCGTGGATTGTGCAGGATGAAAATCAGCTCATACATAACAGGCAGCTGTCCAAAGCAGTGCATGCGGGCGATCTTAATACACTTGGCGCGACGGTTTGGCCGCACCTTGGTGTACTGCTTCATCTCCTCGAGATCGACCGAATCGACCGAGAGGACTTTTACCTCCGTTGGCTCATGCTTCATGGAGGTTTTCTGGTTATAGCGCAGGGCATATACCTCATTCTTGATTTCATTTACAAAATTACCGACTCTTGGCTTAGAGTGGACATAGCCGTTTTGCCGCAGCAGCTCAATGCTCTTACGGACTGTTATATTGCTTACGTTATAGAGCTCACACAGCTCACTGAAGGAGGGCAGCTTTTCCCCGGGCCGAAACGTTTTATCCAGAATCTTATCCTTCAAATCCTCGTAGACAACCTGATAGGTTGTAAACAGTTGTTCATTGCTCATACGCTAAAAACTCCTTTGATACAGCTTTCATCCGCATTCAGATACAGTCGGTCGAGGCCGGTGGGGGTTCCCCGGTCATCATAAATTTTGCGTTCCACCAAAAGTACCGAGTCTGTATTTTTACTGTCAATGCCCATTTTTTCCTTCAGCCATGCCTCAGGGATAATACCGTTAACGATAATCTCCTCCCTGAAATCTGTCTGAGAGCCCTTGATCATATCCTTCAGACCCGTGTAGGTCAAATCCTTCTCATCAATGGGCAGACCTCTGAAATAAGGGATAAAGCGCCTGTCATACCCAATGATTACCTCGTTCTTAAAAATATGCCAGTCCATGAAGACAATCTTGCTCTCCCTTGAAACCTTAAGCTCGTAAACCAGGTCAATATCGGGCTTGATCATTTTAGCCTTGATCAGCTCCACCCGGTCATACCCGCCGTTGAGAATGCTGTT
The DNA window shown above is from Eubacterium limosum and carries:
- a CDS encoding GntR family transcriptional regulator, with product MSNEQLFTTYQVVYEDLKDKILDKTFRPGEKLPSFSELCELYNVSNITVRKSIELLRQNGYVHSKPRVGNFVNEIKNEVYALRYNQKTSMKHEPTEVKVLSVDSVDLEEMKQYTKVRPNRRAKCIKIARMHCFGQLPVMYELIFILHNPRLNIHSFNEERWISDGIGVINNYDINKKFYLSVDNHCETVKDKLYLEEEDSMFRILIEYYTKQNRFAGISVSFASCDDIDFRIS
- a CDS encoding GntR family transcriptional regulator, giving the protein MDGRKSQSVKYQQIADDIRLKILGGIYAQNEMLPSEKKLGEKYGASRLTVRNTLNLLENEGYIYTKAGKGSFVKGVSTDLYRIDMDINSILNGGYDRVELIKAKMIKPDIDLVYELKVSRESKIVFMDWHIFKNEVIIGYDRRFIPYFRGLPIDEKDLTYTGLKDMIKGSQTDFREEIIVNGIIPEAWLKEKMGIDSKNTDSVLLVERKIYDDRGTPTGLDRLYLNADESCIKGVFSV